ATAATTTTCTGTGCAAGGTACTTCCAGTGGTAACAAGTTATCCTGTGGTATTTTGGTAATTTCTGTTCCAATGTCCTTATCGTTAGCAATATAATCAAAAAGATCAGCAGAAGCATTGTAACTACCTTCATGATCACCAGAAGAACTTGGTGTTAAGTTATTATTGCTAGGCCTGCAAGGCATCTCTTTCGATGTATTTATACTTTCTGGGCTACTGCAAAGGGTCTCTAAAGGATATGTGAGTTTTCTGCATATTGTGAAATTGTCATCTTCCTTTTTTGGCCATCTATGCTTATTTTCTAATTTGTGAAGATCAGAAGCATCGCTGTATTTTTTAGAACAGTTTTGTATTGCCAATTTTCCTTTTGTTCCTGAATGTAATTTTTGTCCACATCCAGTAAAATATCTGCTCCTGAGATCAGAACAGTCACTTATTGAGGTACTGGGCCTGCATGaaatttcattcttttgttgCAAGACCCCACTAGTCCTCTTTTGGGTAATGAAGGCTTCCCTATCTTTTGAAGATGTAAACAGTGCTGATGAGCAAGTATCTGGTAGAAAATCCTCAGAGATATCACTTCTACTACCGGCTATGGAGACAGCCGCTTCTGTCTTGTCTGCTTTCGATTCTTTCTGAATGTGAGGACTTGCATTAGACTTACAGTTGGAAAAGAGGGCCTCTTTCCCAGAGTCTTCTTTCATCATTGCTTGTGATGATCTTAAGCTGAAAGATGATGTATTTAAGGGTCTAGTATTTTTCCATGGAGTCAGTGATAATCTGCTGTAGTTTTTGTGACATTTATCAATGCTTTTATCCATACCCTGTTTTCTGTTCTTAGCATCTATCTCAGTTACAGCAACCTCACTTTCAACAACTGCTAGAAACTTGTTCAGACTTTCAGAGAGTGGTAGATCATCCCAAATCAAGGAGTCAGAGTTCTGGGAAGGATTCGCTGTTTCTTCGGGTTTCAGTGATGACAATGAAAATGCAGAAGACCTCTGTTGAAGGATGGGGGTAGTATTTACTTCATAATGCTGGTAACATGCGATATCATACTGGGAATAATCATCTTTTCCTGCTTTACTATAGCATTCTAAATTATGTTCCTCGAAGGGTTCTTGCATTTGTGAAGGGAAAAAATGAGAGTCAGACAATCTACTTTCATGGCAACTGTTGCAAACTGGACTCGGTAAGCCTAATTCTTCACCCAACTTTCCTGTTGTATTATTCTTGTCCATACAAGAATGAAGGCTCCATAAACTCTGAAGGGAATCATGGCAGTTCTTAGAACTAGTGACCTCGGAAACGGAGATGCAGTGTCTGTTTTGGTTAGGAGTACCACTGGCCATGATTTGTTTTGATGCTGGAAAGTCATCACTAGATGTTACTTGTGAGTCAGAAGAAGTCAGTTCAAGAGATGGCTCCCAGAATCTGAAAAAATCCTCTCCGACACTAGACTCTGAAAACCAGGATGTATTCCCAGAGCCCTGTATGTTGTTAAGATCACTGTCTGAGTCATCTGAAGTGAGTGACTGGCTGCTATGTTCCTGGGAGCCACAGTGAGGTTTCTTGTGTAAAAGCGGATGCAAATAGGCAATGACTGTAAATCCTTTAACATGTGGGCTAGGCAGAATAATCTGGGAAGCTACAAGTGTCCTGACTTCTCCTCTGAGCTTACAGCAAGGCTGCTGAAAGTTACTGGAATCTGAATCATGTCCACATACATCTCCAAAATTCTATAAAAGAAGCAaatgaatttaaatgaaaacaaagtaaCTTTCTCTTAGCTCAAGGAGGAAATGGGAATTTAAAGATTAAGAAAGAGTAGCATATATCAAAACTATGAACTTAGGCAGAGACTTCAAATCCTTCTTTCAAAGTTACTAGGAACATTGGGGTCCTAGATATGTTTCCTAACTCCTCCATACCTTATTTGTCTCATTTATGAAATAAAGATTATTTGATTAACAATAATACAATCACACAAAACTTAGCAAACAGTAGTCATTCTGTTATAAATGATGGTACTagtatatttgtaaaagaaagcacAGAAAAGGGGAACTAAATTATGTAATATTTCAACAAAGTAAAGTTCCTTAGCTCTTGGTTTATCTTTGtctttgggttttccttagtgcTCATTTGGTAGTGCTATATTTACACCCCGTTTAGAGTATAATCTAATTTCCACTTGAACTTTTTAGTTTAGATCAGTTTGTTACTACTCCTTCAGAGTtagtacattttaaaactttctaaTGTTATGTATTTAATTTAAGAACATTCTTCTGAATTTATTCTTTTTGACAGGCCCTTATTATGTAGCCCCGACTGGCCTAGAATTTGCTCTGtggattaggctggccttgaacttagatccAACCAGctttgcctccggagtgctgggagtaaaaatGTGCATCACCACAGCAGgctttaatctatttttaatgtttttaaacaaCTTCAGATATTCACCTTTAAGGTTGTTTCTATCCTTTTATAGAAGACACAGATATTAGATAATTTGTATAGAATTTAgagtaaaataaagtaataatctAAAATGAAATATCTAATAGTTTTTCTAATTCATAATAAATTCCCCCTTTTAAAGCTCTGAAAGCACTGAATTAAACTTCTTTGGCTTTTGAAATAGGGAGTTATAACCTGTAATGTTTAAATAGATCACATGTAAACTATTTTTACAGTTTTAAGTGCTTCTATAGGCTTTACTCTCTATGTAACATCTAAAAACAACGTAGGAAATTACAATCATTTCAGTACATAGGACATTCAAAAGAAAGATGCTTCAATTACCGTTACTCCAAATACAAAGCTTTGTCCAACAAAacacttttctactgctgtggtcAGTAGGCTCTGAGTTCTACCACTGTCCAGGGTTTCTAGGTTTTTAATAGAATCTTCAAGGTacctttgaaagaaaataaagtggtaagctttgaaattttacctTGCAGTAAAATCAGAAGACACCGCTATTTTCAAATATGTCATGAACCTTGTTAGTTacatgcagagaaaaaaaataaaagtatgaccATTGCAATTTGTTCCTACCAGGTTCCTGCAGcacaaagggagaaaaatatTTAAGCCTCCTAAACCCAGTGCATCAAATGTGAACAGATGCCTGCAAAGTCTGGGGAGGAAGCTTAGTGTGGACGAGCACATGGGAAGTTTGCCTTTAGTCCCCCACGACCCCCCAAAGTAGATGCTTACTTATTTAATCTTCAGAGCCCACAATTATACTAAGGGAAAGTAAAAGCAACTGTGGTGGGAGTGGTCTTTGTGGTCCTTCCGCTGTCCCTTTCCTGCAGTTTGCCCTAATGTCCTAATGTCCAATGATATGAGCGAACAGTTCTTCTGGAAAATGAGCAGGTGAAGAGGGAAGAAGGTTGACAGTGAGAAACTATTTCAGTTGTCTGGATTCTTCAAGTGTCAAGGCTGTGATGAGGTCACACTAAGGGATGAATCTGCAGTGTCCCACCTGGATGAGAGTGTTTCATGTTTGAATTGCAGAATAGTTACTTCCAACTTAAAACgtgattatatatttttgattaaACTTTCTTTCCCAGTAGATATCTTTTAAGGAAACTGATGGCCTGAGATAAAGGGTTTCTTTTTAGTAAATGACAAATACCCTCAATACTTGTATTTTACTATTAGCATGATGGACAAGCAGTCAGgttaaaaaaacacttttaaagaTTCTTACCTGTGTAAACCAGTGGCCGTAAGTCCAAAAAATGTATCTAAGCAGCTCCCAAATACAGTAATGAAAAATAGTTTGCTGGATTCTGCCACTTTCAAGGACAGTTTGTATCTGTAATTGGTACTTCCAGTGTCACCAGAAGAGCCACATTTGGGACAAGTAAACCTAGACAGTGGGAGAGAAAGCATAGAGTTGTCCAAATTTACAACAGTTTGTAAAAATATTCCTAGTTAAGTTCAATTCGTCAATTCTTTATAACTAacactcttctttctccctcctgagATAGGGCGTTGTTTGCCATGCACGAAACCCACTATTACGGAGCCAGGGTCAGCTTGGAACTCTTGAGGTCCTTCACCCGCTCCCCCCAGGAGGATGGGGTACAGTCACGCACTACTAGACCTAGGTTAATGAACTTATTTACAGACTTACGTAATACCCAACTGGAAGAAACATACCAAACTGCTAAGAAGCGATGGGAAACAGTATAACagaagaataaccttgaaatagTTGAACACCAAGAattgatttatatttttcttaaagtcGTGAAAAGAATTAAgttttgaaaagatttattttgcactatgtgcatgtgcctgtacCTGTATTGGGCATGTGAATACAGGTGCCCCTTGAAAGCAGAGGTATCAGATGTCCTGGGGCCAGAGTTATGACCTCTCCAACTCCCAAAAGTTACTCTAATTAATCAGGATATGTTAAGAATATTGGATGATAAAAAACTAGACTTCAAAAGCATATAATAAAACTTGTTTTCAAGATAACATCCAATTATAGCCAAAGGGTAGTTTAAAATACACATCAGGTGTAAATCTAATTTTTATACTGCTTGGTCTTGGAATCGTTACTAATGTCTAAAATCTTGAGGACCTTGCATGTAAAATCCAATACAGAGGTAAGtcaaaaatagacaaaaaatTAAGTGAACACTAATGTGTTTGTCTCCCTCTTATTGCTGTAATTATTATAACTTCTACTTATTTGTATGCTAGgcttcttcaccactgagctataggCCTAGGTGGTATTTTCCTACTTTAGTTTGCAACATCTTATAATTGttacctttattttttatgttctaGAACACTGGCCCTTTAAACACATGGTAATTGGAGTTATGAGGTGTACCCCCAGCTCTATTGTCTggcccacagctctgcctgccttcttGAGGACTGCCAGGCCGCAGAAACATCTTCCTTGCCAATCCTATGGCTGTGGATGCTGTCCCCTGAGCTCTATCCTCCTGCCATCAGCTTTGCCTGCCTCCCAGGAGTATTGCTGGCAAGAGGAACATCTAGTCAAcaccagggacaaccagatggctaaTGACCATTCGAAAAACACAAGCCAGGGCAATGtggcaccaccagagcccagctttCTTACTACAAACCCTGGATATCCATACAGagccaaaacacaagaaaatgacttaaatccaatcttataaagatgatagaggcctttaaagaggaaatgaataaatcccttaaagaaatacaagaaaatacaatcacaCAGGTTAAGCAATGAATGAAACTgtccaagacctgaaaatggtaatggtagcaataaagaaaacacaaactgagggaatcctagagatggaaaacctagggaagagaactaCAGACACAACCCTCACCAATCGAACACAAGAGAtcgaagagaatctcaggcatagaatattcaattgaggaaattaatacatcagccaaagaaaatgttaaatctaaaaatttcatgacacaaaacatccaagaaatctgaGATACTAGGAAAGATCACATGTAAAGAGAACAGGACCAGAAGAAGACTCGAGTTCCAAGGCTCAGAAAATATTTGTAACATAATCATATAAtattcccaacctaaagaaaaatGCCTAGAATCagacaagaagcttacagaacatcaaatagattggaccagagaAAACACTTCTCCTGCCACATAGCAATTCAAACACTAACTGTacaaacaaagaaagatattaaaagctgcaaggggaaaaagCCAAGTAATACATAAAGGCAGacccatcagaattacacctgatttcccaacagagactctaaaagccagagggCTTGGGCAGATGTCTTCAAgcctctaagagaccacagatgtcagcctaGATTACTATACCCAAAAAAtcttttaaacaatatctatccacaaatccagccatacgaagatactagaaggaaatcTCTAGCCTAATGACACctaagaaaacagaggaaataaataactctatACCAGCAAAACCACAcaccatcattctgctgcatacaagaaacacacctcagatagacattacctcagagtaaaaggctgggaaaaggttttccaagcaaatggacctatcAAGCAAACTGGAGTGACCattctaatatgtaataaaatagtctttcaaccaaaattaatcaaaagagatagaaaaagacacttcatactcaaaggaaaaacttcatactcatccacCAAGATGATGTCTGAATTTTGAACATCTATAACCCAAgggcaagggcatccacatttgtaaaagaaacattactaaaggtTAAATCACACATGGAATCTCACACCTTAATAGTGAAAGACTTCAACATTCTACTTTTATCAATGGGCAGGTTATccagacagaaaataaacagaaaaatgatACTCTAGCTCACTTGGAATATAG
This Mus musculus strain C57BL/6J chromosome 7, GRCm38.p6 C57BL/6J DNA region includes the following protein-coding sequences:
- the Ddias gene encoding DNA damage-induced apoptosis suppressor protein isoform X1 gives rise to the protein MNKRRKFLFASVLAVQNWNFIYPSCQRCFSKIILESKRFTCPKCGSSGDTGSTNYRYKLSLKVAESSKLFFITVFGSCLDTFFGLTATGLHRYLEDSIKNLETLDSGRTQSLLTTAVEKCFVGQSFVFGVTNFGDVCGHDSDSSNFQQPCCKLRGEVRTLVASQIILPSPHVKGFTVIAYLHPLLHKKPHCGSQEHSSQSLTSDDSDSDLNNIQGSGNTSWFSESSVGEDFFRFWEPSLELTSSDSQVTSSDDFPASKQIMASGTPNQNRHCISVSEVTSSKNCHDSLQSLWSLHSCMDKNNTTGKLGEELGLPSPVCNSCHESRLSDSHFFPSQMQEPFEEHNLECYSKAGKDDYSQYDIACYQHYEVNTTPILQQRSSAFSLSSLKPEETANPSQNSDSLIWDDLPLSESLNKFLAVVESEVAVTEIDAKNRKQGMDKSIDKCHKNYSRLSLTPWKNTRPLNTSSFSLRSSQAMMKEDSGKEALFSNCKSNASPHIQKESKADKTEAAVSIAGSRSDISEDFLPDTCSSALFTSSKDREAFITQKRTSGVLQQKNEISCRPSTSISDCSDLRSRYFTGCGQKLHSGTKGKLAIQNCSKKYSDASDLHKLENKHRWPKKEDDNFTICRKLTYPLETLCSSPESINTSKEMPCRPSNNNLTPSSSGDHEGSYNASADLFDYIANDKDIGTEITKIPQDNLLPLEVPCTENYPINENRGQPSQKLSLQSISPSRYSRPRSQSDSECDFEESQDFVPCSQSTPVAGFHQRIHGLNGASKILPSIYSNPNANYKNRKNSPLTGQYEATSACSKNVKAFRQKPESPFVSSLTQANVFNHCPAAESLENDVDEWVPPTTKKVFISDILGFRVMGLRKCLDLHYSPDPKELPRKKLIKVTHKTNI